The proteins below come from a single Aspergillus oryzae RIB40 DNA, chromosome 5 genomic window:
- a CDS encoding mRNA-binding protein PUF3 (translational repressor Pumilio/PUF3 and related RNA-binding proteins (Puf superfamily)): protein MGGERNRGSHGGMGQPFGGGKASWKNTIWGDNLDQHAGDKAFEGKAGSSSLLSSSESDGWNGRPNMPWSTVNTSSNVLSRATNNSMTTSPIQTRAGDRGTGSLAEAGDSSYLTLPRSAAIGGTAGSTNHKAYLNTGSEESRRHANSSAFGGSPVGSGFPMKPGFSTPLESTRPDEMPSMSALPQGLPETVAPTLGRNSYTHASHNSASFAPQRPVHSSYPSFHSESQGFEGRYAGGPADINSGLSKLHFNEGSYAAHPSSTRPGYLSHPSFDGSFQRLKYQGDEPAYQGASYASEGASDVQLGYQAPRNRVGDNPISPTEYARVDSPLYAALDSGSVHVPHYNSASARLSDAQAAALERRLREQELAQQAINPLQRLPFTPYDLARYQGSGMNALSGFYPVAQLGAAALASRGHRDHDPSQTVRSPVLEEFRANSKGNKRYELKDIYNHVVEFSGDQHGSRFIQQKLETANSDEKEQVFREIQGDSLQLMTDVFGNYVVQKLFEHGNQTQKKILANQMKGHILALSTQMYGCRVVQKALEHILTDQQASMVKELEHHVLRCVRDQNGNHVIQKAIERVPSEHVQFVINAFIGQVEKLATHPYGCRVIQRMLEHCKEEDREAILAELHVCTAKLIPDQFGNYVIQHVIENGEDKDRTRMVTIVMSNLLTYSKHKFASNVVEKSIEFGQESQRHQIISMLTSTDDNGENPLLGLIRDQFGNYVIQKVLCQLKGAERDALVEEIKPLLSQLKKYSYGKQIAAIEKLVADSNSPTNGTLPHTTSTTPPNSHKSSPQPSKRAVNGLDGCRAPVVGAAPPTPPPIDPQSNGDGSSDTKTVTKSTPLTAAESAGTTPTTSVEINGAN, encoded by the exons ATGGGTGGTGAACGGAACCgtggaagccatggaggTATGGGGCAGCCTTTTGGTGGAGGGAAGGCGAGCTGGAAGAATACCATCTGGGGTGACAATCTAG ACCAGCATGCTGGTGATAAGGCCTTTGAAGGCAAGGCCGGTTCTAGTTCTTTGTTGTCATCGTCCGAATCGGATGGGTGGAACGGTCGCCCTAATATGCCTTGGAGTACCGTCAATACATCTTCAAATGTTCTCTCCAGAGCGACAAATAACAGTATGACAACATCGCCTATCCAAACACGGGCGGGTGACAGAGGAACAGGTAGCCTTGCAGAGGCCGGTGACTCCTCGTACTTGACACTACCCCGATCGGCGGCAATCGGTGGCACTGCTGGATCAACAAATCACAAGGCCTATCTCAACACCGGATCGGAGG AGAGCCGGCGGCATGCCAACTCTTCTGCCTTCGGCGGCAGCCCTGTTGGATCTGGGTTCCCCATGAAACCAGGGTTCTCTACCCCGCTCGAGAGTACCAGACCCGATGAAATGCCATCTATGTCTGCTTTGCCCCAGGGCTTGCCCGAGACTGTTGCGCCGACGCTTGGCCGCAACTCCTATACGCATGCGTCACACAACTCGGCATCATTCGCGCCTCAGAGACCGGTACACTCTTCATACCCATCGTTCCATTCCGAGAGCCAGGGATTCGAGGGTCGATATGCCGGCGGCCCTGCTGACATCAATTCTGGTCTAAGTAAACTCCACTTCAACGAAGGAAGTTACGCCGCGCATCCTTCGAGTACCCGCCCCGGGTATTTGTCGCACCCATCTTTTGATGGTTCTTTCCAGCGATTGAAATACCAGGGTGACGAGCCCGCCTATCAAGGGGCTAGCTACGCAAGTGAAGGCGCGTCAGATGTCCAACTCGGATATCAAGCGCCGAGAAACCGCGTGGGAGATAATCCGATCTCGCCGACAGAATATGCCAGGGTGGACAGCCCACTGTATGCTGCGCTTGATAGTGGGTCTGTGCACGTCCCACATTATAACAGTGCGTCTGCTCGTTTATCTGATGCACAGGCTGCTGCTTTGGAGCGCCGCCTGCGAGAGCAGGAGTTGGCCCAACAAGCAATCAACCCTCTCCAAAGACTGCCCTTTACCCCATACGACCTTGCCCGCTATCAAGGCTCAGGAATGAATGCTTTGTCGGGATTCTATCCGGTCGCCCAACTTGGCGCCGCCGCCCTGGCAAGTAGGGGCCACCGCGACCACGATCCATCCCAGACTGTGCGAAGTCCAGTCCTGGAGGAGTTTAGGGCGAATAGTAAGGGCAATAAACGTTATGAGCTTAAG GACATCTACAACCACGTCGTCGAATTCAGTGGTGATCAACATGGATCGCGTTTCATCCAGCAGAAACTGGAGACGGCAAACAGTGACGAAAAGGAGCAGGTTTTCCGTGAGATTCAGGGCGATAGTCTGCAGCTGATGACAGACGTCTTTGGAAATTATGTTGTACAGAAGCTCTTCGAGCATGGCAACCagacgcagaagaagatttTGGCAAACCAAATGAAAGGACATATTCTGGCTTTGTCTACTCAGATGTATGGATGTCGCGTCGTGCAGAAG GCCCTGGAGCATATTCTCACGGACCAACAAGCTTCTATGGTGAAGGAGCTTGAACACCACGTTTTGCGATGTGTTAGGGACCAAAATGGAAACCATGTTATCCAAAAGGCTATTGAAAGAGTGCCGTCTGAGCATGTACAATTCGTCATCAATGCCTTCATTGGTCAGGTCGAGAAGTTAGCTACTCATCCATATGGCTGTCGTGTAATCCAACGGATGCTGGAACactgcaaggaagaggatcgtGAGGCGATTCTTGCTGAGCTCCACGTCTGCACCGCCAAGTTGATTCCGGACCAATTCGGTAACTACGTGATTCAGCATGTCATTGAGAACGGCGAGGACAAGGATCGAACCCGTATGGTAACAATTGTTATGTCGAACTTGTTGACCTACTCGAAGCACAAGTTTGCAAGCAATGTGGTGGAAAAGAGTATCGAATTCGGTCAAGAGTCTCAGCGTCACCAAATTATCAGCATGTTGACGTCAACGGATGATAATGGGGAGAACCCCCTACTTGGACTGATTCGTGATCAGTTTGGCAATTATGTCATAC AGAAGGTTTTGTGTCAGCTCAAGGGCGCAGAAAGAGACGCTCTTGTTGAGGAAATCAAGCCTCTTCTCagccagctgaagaagtATAGCTATGGCAAACAAATTGCGGCGATTGAGAAACTAGTTGCGGACTCGAATTCACCAACCAACGGCACTCTTCCTCATACTACCTCTACCACACCGCCAAACTCGCACAAATCCTCTCCCCAGCCATCGAAGCGGGCTGTGAACGGCCTCGACGGCTGCCGAGCGCCAGTCGTGGGCGCGGCGCCCCCGACGCCGCCTCCAATAGACCCTCAGAGCAACGGCGATGGATCCAGCGATACCAAGACCGTGACTAAGAGCACCCCCCTCACAGCAGCTGAGTCGGCTGGCACGACCCCGACTACTTCTGTGGAAATCAACGGTGCCAATTAG
- the cwc21 gene encoding U2-type spliceosomal complex subunit CWC21 (predicted protein) codes for MEERDRLEEENERIEEELAERKKKGDKEDGEEQEGKILSDEEIEERCEALRERLVKEMEEEEERKGKEGERRGGRSARDLPPRDRRQFKAYQVHELAEAKIEESERLRKALGIKEDKETGEISSGRRDWEEKKRERERDRP; via the coding sequence ATGGAGGAAAGGGATcggctggaggaggagaatgagcggattgaggaggagcttgcggagcggaagaagaagggggataAGGAAGACggggaggagcaggaggGGAAGATTCTGTCggatgaggagattgaggagcGGTGTGAGGCTTTGAGGGAGAGGTtggtgaaggagatggaggaggaagaggagaggaagggtaAGGAGGGGGAGCGGAGGGGTGGTCGGTCTGCGCGGGATTTGCCGCCCAGGGATAGGAGACAGTTTAAGGCGTATCAGGTTCATGAGCTTGCTGAGGCGAAGATTGAGGAGAGTGAGCGGTTACGGAAGGCGTTGGGGATTaaggaggataaggagacAGGAGAAATTTCGAGTGGGCGTCGGGAttgggaggagaaaaagcggGAGAGGGAGCGGGATCGTCCTTGA